One stretch of Roseivirga sp. BDSF3-8 DNA includes these proteins:
- a CDS encoding site-2 protease family protein, with amino-acid sequence MNPNLKQALLHITLLIVTFLTTTLAGVFWIHSKILFTMPISYEEFLDGMAFSVPFLGILAIHEAGHYLTARRNGVKTSLPYFIPFIPIFLGTMGAFIRIKQRIQSRREYFDIGIAGPLAGFVIAIGVLYYGYSHLPTYDYIYDIHPEYVGQGSTLEESIEAVSTDSTTSFKFGKNLTMLFFEKVVADPDRLPPAAEMSHYPWLMAGFWALFFTALNLLPIGQLDGGHILYGLIGLRKHKMVAGTLYVGLLFYSGLGLISPFLPPVELLFNALLYLGFLYVCLFSFTQDKQKRLFVAAAIFAAQFTIKAFYPAVEGFTGWLLFAFLIGRVIGVGHPPVKHDEPLSPARQVLGWIALIVFVICFTPVPISLQ; translated from the coding sequence ATGAACCCCAACCTTAAGCAGGCATTACTGCATATTACCTTACTTATTGTCACTTTCCTCACTACCACCCTGGCGGGTGTGTTCTGGATACATAGCAAAATACTTTTTACCATGCCCATCAGCTACGAAGAGTTTCTGGATGGCATGGCATTTTCCGTACCGTTTCTTGGCATTCTGGCGATACATGAGGCAGGGCATTACTTAACTGCCCGGCGCAACGGAGTCAAGACCTCATTACCCTATTTCATTCCCTTCATACCCATATTTCTGGGTACCATGGGAGCCTTTATCCGGATAAAGCAGCGTATACAGTCCCGCAGGGAATACTTCGACATAGGCATAGCCGGGCCTCTGGCCGGTTTTGTCATTGCCATAGGGGTATTATACTATGGTTACAGCCACCTCCCTACCTACGATTATATTTATGACATTCATCCGGAGTATGTGGGGCAGGGAAGCACCCTGGAGGAGTCGATAGAAGCCGTTTCCACAGACAGCACCACCTCATTCAAATTCGGCAAGAACCTCACCATGCTCTTTTTCGAAAAGGTAGTGGCAGACCCTGACCGGCTACCACCTGCGGCGGAGATGAGCCATTACCCCTGGCTTATGGCAGGCTTCTGGGCGCTATTCTTTACCGCGCTTAACCTGCTGCCAATCGGCCAGCTGGATGGCGGCCACATCCTGTACGGCCTCATAGGCCTGCGAAAGCATAAGATGGTGGCGGGCACCCTGTACGTAGGCCTGTTATTCTACAGTGGCCTGGGCCTAATATCCCCGTTTCTGCCCCCTGTAGAGCTGCTGTTCAATGCCCTGCTGTACCTTGGCTTTCTCTATGTGTGCCTATTCAGCTTTACGCAGGACAAGCAAAAGAGGCTTTTTGTGGCGGCGGCCATCTTTGCGGCTCAGTTTACGATCAAAGCATTTTACCCGGCAGTGGAAGGCTTCACAGGATGGCTGCTCTTTGCCTTTCTTATCGGCAGGGTTATCGGAGTGGGGCACCCGCCTGTAAAGCACGACGAACCGCTGAGTCCCGCCCGGCAGGTACTGGGCTGGATAGCGCTCATTGTTTTTGTTATCTGCTTTACACCAGTACCCATCTCGCTCCAGTAA